The sequence CGTTTTCCCAAAAGATAAACGGGATGCGATCATGACCGTTTACGCGTTTTGCCGTTACACAGACGATATGGTTGATACTGAAAATGGCAATCATAATCCGTTTGAATTTCTGGATCATTGGAAAACGGAACTGCAAACCGCGATTACCGGTAAGTCACAGCTTAATTTTTTGAATAGGCTTGTTTACATTGCGCGCAGATTCTCAATACCTCTAGAACTGTTTTTTGAGTTAATTCGCGGCGTAGAGATGGATCTAACAAAAAACCGTTACAAAACTTTTGATGAGTTGTATGAATACTGCTATCGCGTAGCGTCTACGGTCGGATTGATGACCGTCAGCATTTTAGGGGAGAAGAATTCACGGATTGAATCCTACGCAGTTAATACGGGTATTGCCGTCCAGTTAACCAATATCATTCGCGATGTCGCTTCAGATATTAAAAAAAACCGTATTTATATACCGAAACAGGAATTAGAAAAATTTGGATGCACCGAAGATGACCTGCTAAGCGGAAACAATCAGTCTTCTTTTGTGAGGCTCATGCGGGAACAGTGCATACGCGCGCGCCGCTATTATATGAAGGCCGATGAGGATTATGCAGCAGAACGATCTTATATATTATTTCCTGCAAGAGCCATGCAGAACATTTATCACTCACTTCTGGTAAAAACAGAACGAAACCTGGAAAATCTTTCTTCAAAAAAAATTTCTCTATCGATTCCTCAAAAGGCCTCAATTGTTTTCAAGACATGGTGGAATGAAAGACAGTTTGCGTAATGACCCATTCCGGTAAAACAGTCATCGTGATCGGGGGAGGTTTGGCCGGTCTTGCAACGGCAACTCTCTTATCGGATCGTGGATTTCAGGTGACTTTGATCGAACAAAAACACCGCCTGGGCGGCAGAACATTTTCTTTTCAAGACCGCACTACGTCCGATGTCGTCGATAACGGCCAACATATCCTCATGGGCTGTTATCATTATACGCTTCGTTGGTTAAAATTCCTCGGGCAAGCTCAACCTACCCAAACGGGTAGGTTGATTCATATTCCATTTGCAGCGCCGCATAAAAAGCTGAGTTCCTTAATTATTCCGGTTCTGCCTATGCCGATGCATCTGCTCGTTGGGATTTTGCGATTTAAAAATCTGTCGTTTTGGGAACGTTTACTGCTCATCAAAGCGGGGCTGAAATTACCGTTTCAGCATATTCCGGAAACCATTTCGGTTGACGATTGGCTTAAGGATTTGGGGCAAAATGAAAATCTGAAAACATATTTCTGGAACCCCGTTTGTTTGGCCGTAATGAATGAATCGTTGCAGAACGCTTCGGCTAAATTGTTTGCAACGGCTCTAAAACACATGTTTCTCGTTAAAGGCGATTACTCCAGAATTATTATACCAAAAACGGGTTTGTCTGAGTTATTTGTAATACCATCGGAAGTGTTGATTAGACAGAACGGTGGAATTGTATTATTAGATCGGGAGGTTGATAAAATACAACTGGCGAATGATCAAATAACGGGAATTACGCTAAATAACAAGAATCTGTTACAGGCCGATGTTTATGTTTCAGCAGTACCGCAATCCGGTTTTTTTAATATTATTGATAAGGACATCCGGGATAAGCACTTTCAAGCAATGGCTGTTTTACGAACTTCTCCGATCATTTCTATATATGTTTGGTTAACCGGTATTCAAACAGATCAGTTATTTCATGGATCTTTTATCGGGTGTATTCATACCAAGATACAGTGGATTTTCAAGAAATCGGACAGTTTGCTTGAAATAACGATCAGCGGAGCCGTCGATATGATTAACCGGCAACGCGAAGAAATTTTCGAATTGATTGTTGGGGAATTGGAAATACTGTTTGCAGATTTTAAAGGCTCCATGGTGCGTCATTTCCTAGTGATTAAGGAGCGGAACGCAACTTTTTCTCAGCCACCGGATTCGGGATATCATCGGCCTTCGTGTAGGACGCCAATCAAGAATTTTTATATAGCGGGCGATTGGACGGATACGGGACTGCCTGCAACCATCGAAGGCGCCGTTAAAAGCGCATATACTGCGGTAGATCACGTTTGCGCAGAATACCTGCGGTAAGGGGATTATGCTAAAAAAAAACGACCGCATTACTGAATTAGAGTTTCAGGATTCCGAGGGCATAAACTACCGTTTAGAAAAATTTCACGGTCGAAAGGCTGTTGCATTATTTTTTTATCCGATGGATTTCACCAGGATCTGTACTGCGCAGGTGTGTTATTTTCGGGAACGATATGAAGAGATTTGCAAACTTGGGGGTGAATTATTCGGCGTTAGTCTTGATGATAGCGTAACGCACAATAGCTTCATCAGTAAACATCAATTACCGTTTCCATTAATTTATGACCATAGAAAAAAACTTGGAAAACAATTTGGGGTTCTGCGGCTCGGCGGAATATTACGAAATAAAAGGGCAACATTTGTTTTGTCGCCTGCCGGAATCATACTTGATGTTATACACAATGAATTTAATGCGGAAGTTCATGCGGATCGATTCATTGAGATTCTAGAATCGATGAATTTATAGCAGATTAAGTTCGCCTCTCTCCAGTTCAATGAGGAGTTTTTTTTTATCTATCCCGCCGCCGTAACCCACCAAGCTTCCATTTTTTCCAATCACACGATGGCAGGGCACTATGATCGCAACGGGGTTGTTATGATTTGCTCCGCCCACCGCGCGAACGGACTTTGGATTATTGATCTTTTTGGCAATATCACCGTAACTGCAGACATGCCCGTAAGGAATTTTCTGTAGCTGTTCCCATATCTTGATTTCAAATTCAGAGCCGCGCAAATCCAAAGGAACCGTAAAGTTCTTACGTTTTCCTGAAAAATATTCCTGCAATTCCTTTTCCGCTTGCTCGATTACGTCATTTGTGCCTTCAACCCATTCGGCGTCAAAGACTTTTCGAATCTTGCCGGACATTTCTTTATAACGTTCAGGCAGATAAAATTCGAGGAAACAGATCTTATCGGCAATGGAACCTAAGACCATATCGCCAAGCGGCGACTTAATTATTTTGTATATAATCAGGTTTGCCACAACGCTTACTTCTTATAAATCCTTGTCGCATAGTCAGCAACCATACGATCGGTATTAAATTTCGGGATCAACGTTTGCATGGCTTTGCGTATTTTCATAATCCACAAACGCGGGATATTAGCGGCGTCTCGATTATAGAAAGTGGGAATGACTTCATTTAATAATACGTTATAAAGATTTACCTCGTCTACACGATCCTGTTCTTGCTCACTGTCAGGATGTTCATCTTTGCCGATTGCAAAACCGTTGGTGCTGTCATATCCCTCGCGCCACCAGCCGTCCAGGATGCCGAGATTCAAGCCGCCGTGAATAGCAATCTTTTGCCCGCTGGTTCCGCTTGCTTCTAATGGCCGGCGCGGCGTATTGAGCCATATATCGCAGCCTGAAATAAGAAATCGCGCGACATTAATATCGTAGTTTTCTATAAATGCGACTTTGCCGAATAATTGCGGATGTTTGCTTAATTCAACGACACGTTTGATCAGCGCTTTTCCGTTGTCATCTTTCGGATGGGCCTTGCCGGCAAAGATAATTTGAAGTGGACGGTCTTCGTTATTGAACATGGAAAGAGATTTTTCGATGTTCGCAAAGATCAGCGGCGCGCGTTTGTAGGTTGCGAATCGTCTTGAAAAACCTATGGTCAATGCATCGGGCGATAAAAATGTGTCAAACAGTTTAACGCCGTTTCCGCCGGCCCGCCGCTGCTGCTCTTTCAGTCTCATGCGCGTGAATTCTATGAGCAGGCGGCGTAAATTGTATCTCAAAGCCCAGATTTCTTCGTCCGGAATAAAATTCGGATCGGATACCTTGTGCCAAAAGTCGCCTTGCATAATATGATATTCCCAGTCCTCTCCCAGGAACTTGTGCCAGAATTTACGCGTAGGATAATTCATCCAGCCAAGGATATGGACGCCATTGGTAATATGCGTGATAGGTACTTGTTCAACCGGTTTGTCAGGAAACAGGCCTTGCCACATTTTGCGTGTGACATCGCTGTGTAAGGCGCTGACGGCGTTAGTTGATCGCGACATTTTCAAAGCGAATACGGTCATGCAAAATGTTTCTTTGTCGTCGTACGGATTGACACGTCCGTATTCCATAATCTTGTCAATGGAAATTCCAAGAGTCGCGCTGTAATTGGACAAAGTAAAAAGCATGAGATCTTTTGTAAATCGGTCGTGTCCGGCCGGAACAGGCGTATGGGTCGTAAAAACACAATGTTCTTTGACCCAGGAAAACGCTTCCTCAATGGTTTTTCCTTCGAGAAGTTTTTCGCGCGCCAATTCAAGCCCCAAGAATGCGCTGTGCCCCTCATTCATGTGGTATACCGACGGTTCAACGCCGATTGTGTTTAAGAGACGCACTCCTCCAATGCCCATCGCTATTTCTTGACAAATGCGCGTCGTGATGTCGCCGCCATAGGTTCGTGCCGTGAGTTCGCGGTAATGCTCTTCGTTATCAGGATGATTGCTATCAAGTAAATACAGTTTAATTCGCCCGATGTTCAGTTTCCAAACATAAAGTTTTACGATGCTGTGGCCTATCTCGACGAATGTGACTACCGGCTTTCCCGCCTTATCACGAAGCAATGTAATAGGCAGGTTGTGTGGGTCATTCGTAACATACGTCTCATGTTGCCATCCGTCAACAGCCAGGGTCTGGTGGAAATAACCCTGCCTGTAAAATAAGCCGATTCCAACCATCGGTATACCGAGATCGCTCGCCGATTTGATATGATCGCCGGAGAGAACGCCGAGGCCGCCGGAATAGATCGGCAGGCTCTCATGTAACGCAAATTCAGGACTGAAGTAGGCGATGGGATGTTGCTGAAATTCCGCCATATTCACGCTGCCCCAGGTCTTTTCGCGGTGCATGTATTGATGAAAATCATCAAGCATTTCTTTCACGCTCTCACCGAATGTGGATTCACGGAGCCGAGCCTGCAGTTCTGCCGGCGAAATTGAATTTAATACGGCAACGGCATTATGGTTTGTTTCCTCCCAAACCATCGTGGCCAGTTCTTTAAAGATCAATTGAGCGCTTTGATTCCACGTCCACCAAAGATTATGCGCGACCTCTTTTAGTCCGTCGATCTGTGATTCAATAATTGGATTCATTTCGTATATTGTTGTTGGTAAGTATTTGTGAATTGTAGAAAAGTAAGGAATTTATTTTTCATTTCAAAAAATAATTGCTTAAAAGGCAATATTTTGTTATGCTTGCACCTGTTTTGATGCATTGAGACAATTGGAGAGGTGTCCGAGTGGTTGAAGGAGCCGGTCTCGAAAACCGGTATGCCTGTAAGGGTATCGTGGGTTCGAATCCCACCCTCTCCGCTAAACTACGCCCGCCTAATCAACGGACTTCGTTTAGTTGGCCACCATAATTTCTCCGGAAATATAAAAAGCTGATTCAAATGAATCAGCTTTTTGCATTATTGAAATATTTTTAGAGATTGCATTTCAAACCTGTCCCCACTTTGTTCAGTTAATACTCATCGTAATCAAGCGAGGGCGCATGAAACAGTGACGCTATGAGTGTGACCTGATGCAGAGCTGGTCTTGACAATTTGTTGGTTGGCAGCGAGATTTGCGAAATCGGCTGCAGTGATAGTAACAAAATGAGTGTGACCGGCACTGCCGGTTATGTCGTATGTTTCCTCGACCGCAGCAGCGACAGCAGCCTTCGATACGGTAAGTTGATGGCCATGGTTGCCGCCAATGGCTACATTAGTACCTGCATTTAAACAGTCCGGTTGTGGTGTCGGCCCGCCACCATTGTCCCCTCCGTCAGATTCGTTCTTACTTTCAGAACATGCTATGACCCATTTGCTGATACTCAACGTGGTGAATAGCACAATGAATAATTTAAAAAAATCGAAGCGTGAGATCTTTTTCATAGGCTTTTCCTAAATTTGGTGGACGTTTAAATATTAATGAGAGGAATGATATTATAACTAAAAAAATGTATGTATATTTCAATAAATTGTGTATAATTATTCATAGCAACCCGTCATTTTAAGCGCATTCGAAAATGAATCAGCAACCCAACATAGAAAAGCTGGGCCGTTATAAAATTCTGGGCATTCTTGGCCAGGGTGCAATGGGCATTGTGTATAAGGCGATCGACGAGCGCATAGAGCGTGTGGTGGCTATTAAGACTCTGCAGGCCGGGACCGACCTGCCGGAAGACCGAATAGCTGAATTCCGGGAAAGATTCTTTCATGAAGCGCAGTACGCCGGAAAACTCAATCACCCTGCGATTGTCACTATTTTTGACGTAGAAGAAGTAGACGGAATATCGTATATCGCAATGGAATATGTTGACGGCAAAACCCTCGAACATGTTATAGATAATGAGTCGGAACTTCCCGTCAGCAGGATGATTGAGATCATGATTGAAATTTGTGACGGATTGAGTTACGCACATAAAAACGGAGTAGTTCACCGCGATATAAAGCCCAGTAACATTATTCTTACAAACGACGGGCATGCAAAAATCACAGATTTTGGTATAGCTAAAGTTAGCACATCGAACAACACGGTTGTCGGAACAATATTAGGCACGCCGGGATACATGTCGCCGGAACAGATCACGGGAAAGTCAGTTGATCATCGAACCGATATATTCTCGCTTGGCGCAGTGTTTTATGAGTTTCTTACGCAACACAAGGCGTTTCCGGGCACAAATTTGACGGAAATTCTTTATCGCGTGATGAATGAAAACCCGCCTCCCGTGAGCGTAGTTAATCCAATGGTTCCGCCGGTTTTCGACAACATTATTTCCCGCGCATTAAGGCGCAATGCGGAAGAGCGGTACCGAAGCGTCGATTTTTTTGAACAGGACATTCAGCGGGTGGAGTTAACGCTAACCATGACCGGATCCAGAGGTATGAGCGCTCTCTCAGATGACACGGCAAAAATGGCGTTACCTTCATTATTCAATAAAATTGGAATTTCGCTGGATTACAAAAAGCTTACTATGGGGCTTTCGGTGTATTCCGGAATGCTGACTTTTATTCTCTTTTTCATGCTGATATTTGGAAGTCATACCAATCGAATCGCCGATACATTGACCGCACAGAAACCGGCCTCATTAGAAGTGGCGCTTAATGTGCCCGATGCCGTGGTAAGTATTGACGGGCTGGTTATTCAAACAAAGAAAAATAGTATCAAGATCGACAGCGTTGGTGTGGGAGAACACAGATTAGTAGTGAAACGCGATTTTTATGAGAAGTACGAAACGGCATTGGTTTTTGCGACCGGTGAGTCGAAAAAAGTTGACGTCAACCTGAAACTCTCTCCGGTTGAAATTCCGCCCGGAGTGGATACGTCGTTTATTACGATTACATCGAATCCAAAGATGGCAAAAGTTGAAACCAGCACTGGGTTATTTATAGGCTATACGCCGATTGAAAAATTCCCATTTCCTGGAGGCAACTATACGCTGTTGTTTTCTAAAGAGGATTACTCATCAAAGACCCGCAACGTTGTATTTCGCAGATATCGAAATTATCCGGTTGAAATGACTCTGGATAAATTACGAGGATTTGTTTCATTGGAAAGGGTCTACCCGGAGGATGCCGGCCTTATATGGAATGGGAAGAAATTACAAAAAAATCTTAGAACCAATCGATTCAGCGTCGAAGTTGGCGATCAGACTGTGACTATCAGCGCAGATGGATACGAAGACGTTACGAAACAATTGGTTCTTAAGTTTGACGAAACTATCGAACTGGGTGATTCGTTGAAAGCTACGTACGGCTCTTTACTTGTGCAGTCGAATCCTAGTGGAGCGGATATTTTTATTGACGATTCGGAGAAGTCAGTAGGTAAGTCGCCGGTTCAACTCGATCTTTTGTTAGCAAGCACGCACAGGATCAGTGCGGCTTATAAGAATGAAAAAAGAAACAAAACAATAAAAGTAGAAAAAAATGATACTATTACAACCACGATCGTATTTTCAAATCCAAACGGTTTTCTCGAATTAAATTCTGATCCGCCGGGAGCTTACATTTACATCAACACCGCTTTACGCAGGGGTGTTACGACACCCCAAACGATTGAAATTCAGCCCGGATTTCATAAAATACGTCTCACGCATCCTAAATTCAGTAAGTTCTACGAATTGACGGTGCGCGTTAGGCCTGAGAATTCAACAAAAATCGAACATAAATTCGAATAACGTTTTTCCGCCATCCGTCATATTCATGACCTTTACACCGCGAACCATTTTCCTGCTAATTTTTTTTTCTCTTTTGACCGTCAGCGGATTCGCAATAGATGAATTATTATATATTGGGATTGTTGCGGCGTTGCTACTGTTCGCGGCCATTTGTTTTGAGTTTTGGTTTATGCCAAATCAAGACCAAATTATTGTATGGAGAAAAGTTGCTTCAAAGTTAGCGCTGGGAGTTGAAAACAGCGTAAAAATTTATGTTGAGAACCGTTCCGTATCAGAACTAAAAATGATGATTCATGACGAGCCGCCGGATGAGTTCGCTATGCGTAGCGTAAATTTTGAAGCGACTTTACGTCCGCGTGAAATCAGATCTTTCTATTATGAAATTCATCCAAATCATCGCGGCGATTTCGTATTTCATAATGTGAATCTTTCTTGCTACGGCATTCTATTTGGCCTTATTCAGAAGCGCTACATTTTTTCATTATTGATGCCGGTTAAGGTCTATCCAAATTTTAAAGCCATCAAGAAATTTGAATTGACCGCACTGAGAGGAAAATGGATGCAGTCCGGCACGCGTCCTGTACGACAATTCGGGCAAGGAACTGAATATGAAAGTTTGCGTGAATATTCTCCGGACGACGAATACCGTAATATTAATTGGAACGCTTCAGCGCGAATGGCCAAGTTGATCACAACGCAATATCAGGTTGAACGTAGCCAGAATGTAATGATCTTGATTGACGCGGGTAGATTGATGGGTGGAGTTTCAATGGGGTTGTCAAAATTAGATCATGCAATCAATGCCGCTCTTGTTCTATCCGATATAGCCATCAAAAAAAACGACAATGTTGGAATACTTGTCTTTTCAAAAACTGTCCAATCTTTTCTTGCCCCTAAAAAGACCCGTACACAACTTTCGTTTATCGCGGAACGTCTGTATAACGTAAAAAGCGAACTTGTAGAATCAGACTATGCAAGCGCGTTTGAATACCTGCGTCAAAAACATAAGAGGCGTTCATTGATCGTGATGTTTACCGAGTTTTTGGATCGTTATTCATCTCAGATATTGATCCACAATGTTTCTGTTATGTACCCAAAACATCTGCCGCTATGCGTACTAATGAAGGACCATTCTCTGAATATGATTGTAAATCAAGCGATCGAGTCAAAAGATGATGTATATCAAAAAGCCGCCGCCGCAGAGCTTTTGGAAGAAAGAGAGCAGGCCATTGCATTCGTTCGTTCTCATGGCGCGATAGTACTGGACGTTCTTCCTGAAAATCTGTCATCCGAAGTAATAAACAAATATATTGAAATAAAGAATAAGAATAGACTGTGAGGCGTACGGTTTCATATTGGGGTGCTGCATGATCATGTGGGTTGTTTTTATCTGTTATGTTTCAGCGATGATTTATCTCGGATTCCGGAGCCGGCATACAGAGAAAGGCGATGATTACTGGACTGCAGCGCGGGACTTGGGGGGATGGTCGGCAGGATTCTCATTGTCTGCCGGATTTATGTCTATTTCGTGGTCCTGTGTGTACGCCATTCAGATTTTTTACTGGTACGGCTTATCAGGCTTTCTTCTCATGACGCTTCCGTGGATGGCGGCGTTAACCGGCATATATTTTTTAGCAACAAGATTTCGCGATCTTCCCGCATTCAGCCAGACTGAAATGGTGCGCATCCGATTTGGCAAGAGGTCGGCCATTATGGTGAGTTTGACGCAGGTCATTGTCTTCTTAATATGGGGAGGCGCTGAAATTTACGTTGCCGCGAATCTTCTGGAATCGTCGCTAGGGATAGACAAGTTTTGGATCATGGTGCTGATTACGCTGACGATAGCGATTTACTCTACCTGGGGCGGGTTTTCAGCGGTAGTCAAAACGGATAAACTGCAGTTTGTTTTTGTTGCGTCTTATCTTTTTGCTGTAGCTTGGATGGCTATGTTGCAGTTGCCGGAACTAGATACCGGGAACCTGATTCCCGCAAGGGCGCAGGATCCTTTTTTTGATGGCGCATTAATGCCGCTTATTATTATTACGGCGTTTGCTTATTTGCCCGGGTGGCTGAGTGAAGCCGACCTTTGGCTTAGAATTCAAGCAGCGCGAAACGTCAAAGAAGCCCGCAAAGCGGCATTGATCGGTTTGTTCAATTCGTTTTTGTTCGTCGGCGTTATTCCCGCTGTAATTGCCATGGCCGCTTTGACTTTGTTTCCGGTCAACGATGCCGCATCAACGGGTGTGATAGGAAATGAAGGGGAGAAAATTATTTCTGCGATCGTGCTGCCCTTTAACAATCCTTGGATGGAAATTTTTCTTGGGATTGGCTTGTTGTGTGCATCAATGAGCACTATAGACACCTGCACAAATATCGTCAGTCTTAACGTAGGCAGGGATATTCTACAGACGAAGAAACTCAGTATGTCGAAGGGTGTCAATGTCGCTGTAATGGGCGCGGCATTCCTCATCTCTATCAACGTGAATTCATTATGGGATATTTTCTATTTGTCATCAGGATTACTGAGCACTGTCGTAGCGCTTCCTGTTTTGGCGACCTTAAACAAAAGAATACCTGGCGAAGCTGTCTTTTATTCCAGCATTGTGGGTTTTGCATGCACGGTATTTTTTTATTTTAACTCCTCGTTTGGATGGATACCATTGTCCATGAATGTTGTCTTGAGGGATACCGGCATTGAATATGTTGTATATGGGATCATCGGCGCAGGCGTTGGTTTTGCTGCAGGTTACTTTTTACGATCGGAAAGATAATTATACATTTCCAGGCATATTTTTCTTTCTATTGCGAGGTCGATGATCGGCTCGGTGTAATTATTCAATACCGTTTTTTGGCGATACGCGAAGGGCTCGTGAATTATTTTATCGTCGTACTCATCCAATTCAGGGAGCCAGCGTTTGATATAAGAACCCTGCGCGTCAAATTTCCTGCTTTGGGTCAACGGATTAAATATCCTAAAATACGGCGCCGCGTCAACCCCTGTTCCTGCAGCCCACTGCCAGTTTCCGTTATTGCTTGATAATTCAAAATCCAAAAGCCGTTGGGCAAAATATTTTTCTCCCCACCGCCAGTCTATATGCAGATGTTTGACGAGGAACGACGCGGTAATCATACGCAGTCGGTTGTGCATGAAGCCCGTTTCATTTAACTGACGCATACCCGCATCGACAATGGGAAACCCTGTTTTACCATCGCACCAAGCGCCAAACCAGTCTCTTCTGTTTTGCCAATGCATACCGTCGTAGGCGCTATTAAAAGGTTGAGACACCACATGCGGGAAATGAAAAAGAATCATCATGAAAAATTCCCGCCAAATGAGTTCTGACAAGAAAGATTGAGCTCCTTTAGAATCATCGTCCTTCAATTTGCCGACCACGTCTCGTATGGACAGGTTTCCAAAACGCAAATAGGGCGAAAGATGTGAAGTTTTATCAATTCCAGGCAAGTTGCGATTCTCAAAGTAGTCTTTAATTTGCGTCTTGAAAAATGTTCCCCAATGGTTCTTACCGACGCTTTCGCCTCCTGGAATTATGTTTTTGACCTGTTTAAAACCGATTTGCGATAACGTCGTGACCGCTTCAAGTGAATGTGAGAGGGGCTTGATTTTTTCCCATGTTACTGCCGATGGTCGGAAGTAATCCGGAGGTAAGTTCTGCAATTCATCAAGCCATTTGTTCTTGTAAGCCGTGAAAACCTTATAGGGTGTCCCGTCATTCTTGATTATTTCCGATTTCTCAAATATGACCTGATCTTTTGAAGAATGGAAATTAATTCCACTGTCTTTGCAAATACTATGAATTTTTTTGTCACGATCTATTGCTTCAGGTTCATAGTCGTGATTAACATATAGGGCGTCGATCGTGGAATTTGAAAGAATGCGTGGAATTACTTGGTCAGGTTTACCAAAGAATATGTGAACCGGTCCTGCTTTTTTTTGCGCGAGTTGACGATTCATGTCCTCAAGAGATTCCCAGATGAACGACACTCTCCGGTCGTGTGGCGGAAGTGATTTCAGCATATCCTCATCGAATACAAAAACACAAGATACCTGATCGCTCTGCGTCAATGCGCTCGATAAAGCGGTATTGTTTGTGAATCTGAGATCACGCCGAAACCAAACTAAGGAATGTCTGTTATCCATTTACCAGCATACGCGGGAAAGTGAAAATTTTCAATAGGTGGATTAACGTATTTTATCTTTGTTTCTTTTTTAGTCTTTTTTGTTTATTTTGTCCACCGAAAATGTGAAAGGTGTGAATGCATTACCGTAGTTTAGAATCGTGTGTTACCGATCTTGAAAAAAAGGGTCAACTGATTCGTGTAAAAGAGGAGGTTGATCCGTGTTTGGAGATGGCTGAGATCCAAAGACGCGTTTATCAGGTTCAAGGTCCGGCGTTACTTTTTACTAATGTCAAAGGATCCCGATTTCGTTGTGTATCCAATTTATTCGGAACGATGGCGCGAACCAGATTTATTTTTCGTTCGTCGTTGGAAAGCGTTAAGAAGCTCGTCGAACTGAAAATCGATCCAACAATCGCGATGAAACATCCATTTCGCTATTGGTCTGTTCCGCTTACGGCTTTAAAAACAATACCTCAAAAACGGTTTCGATCACATTTTGAATCCTGCAAAATACAGGACTTGCCGCAAATTCAATCATGGCCTGATGA is a genomic window of bacterium containing:
- a CDS encoding DUF58 domain-containing protein → MTFTPRTIFLLIFFSLLTVSGFAIDELLYIGIVAALLLFAAICFEFWFMPNQDQIIVWRKVASKLALGVENSVKIYVENRSVSELKMMIHDEPPDEFAMRSVNFEATLRPREIRSFYYEIHPNHRGDFVFHNVNLSCYGILFGLIQKRYIFSLLMPVKVYPNFKAIKKFELTALRGKWMQSGTRPVRQFGQGTEYESLREYSPDDEYRNINWNASARMAKLITTQYQVERSQNVMILIDAGRLMGGVSMGLSKLDHAINAALVLSDIAIKKNDNVGILVFSKTVQSFLAPKKTRTQLSFIAERLYNVKSELVESDYASAFEYLRQKHKRRSLIVMFTEFLDRYSSQILIHNVSVMYPKHLPLCVLMKDHSLNMIVNQAIESKDDVYQKAAAAELLEEREQAIAFVRSHGAIVLDVLPENLSSEVINKYIEIKNKNRL
- a CDS encoding sodium:solute symporter family protein, with product MIMWVVFICYVSAMIYLGFRSRHTEKGDDYWTAARDLGGWSAGFSLSAGFMSISWSCVYAIQIFYWYGLSGFLLMTLPWMAALTGIYFLATRFRDLPAFSQTEMVRIRFGKRSAIMVSLTQVIVFLIWGGAEIYVAANLLESSLGIDKFWIMVLITLTIAIYSTWGGFSAVVKTDKLQFVFVASYLFAVAWMAMLQLPELDTGNLIPARAQDPFFDGALMPLIIITAFAYLPGWLSEADLWLRIQAARNVKEARKAALIGLFNSFLFVGVIPAVIAMAALTLFPVNDAASTGVIGNEGEKIISAIVLPFNNPWMEIFLGIGLLCASMSTIDTCTNIVSLNVGRDILQTKKLSMSKGVNVAVMGAAFLISINVNSLWDIFYLSSGLLSTVVALPVLATLNKRIPGEAVFYSSIVGFACTVFFYFNSSFGWIPLSMNVVLRDTGIEYVVYGIIGAGVGFAAGYFLRSER
- a CDS encoding deoxyribodipyrimidine photo-lyase, whose amino-acid sequence is MDNRHSLVWFRRDLRFTNNTALSSALTQSDQVSCVFVFDEDMLKSLPPHDRRVSFIWESLEDMNRQLAQKKAGPVHIFFGKPDQVIPRILSNSTIDALYVNHDYEPEAIDRDKKIHSICKDSGINFHSSKDQVIFEKSEIIKNDGTPYKVFTAYKNKWLDELQNLPPDYFRPSAVTWEKIKPLSHSLEAVTTLSQIGFKQVKNIIPGGESVGKNHWGTFFKTQIKDYFENRNLPGIDKTSHLSPYLRFGNLSIRDVVGKLKDDDSKGAQSFLSELIWREFFMMILFHFPHVVSQPFNSAYDGMHWQNRRDWFGAWCDGKTGFPIVDAGMRQLNETGFMHNRLRMITASFLVKHLHIDWRWGEKYFAQRLLDFELSSNNGNWQWAAGTGVDAAPYFRIFNPLTQSRKFDAQGSYIKRWLPELDEYDDKIIHEPFAYRQKTVLNNYTEPIIDLAIERKICLEMYNYLSDRKK